A genomic stretch from Canis lupus baileyi chromosome 3, mCanLup2.hap1, whole genome shotgun sequence includes:
- the PUS3 gene encoding tRNA pseudouridine(38/39) synthase isoform X1, translated as MTASCLAKSCVVGHGKMSNMTQKGLNNKPKITSYLFSDRVDLYDSFIPGVGCLIMAENDTDRLQIEKLLKRVQELEEEVQRLKKEQANNKDSNARENSLGARKAKRAFDFSAHGRRHVALKIAYLGWGYQGFASQENTNNTIEEKLFDALTKTRLVESRQTSNYHRCGRTDKGVSAFGQVISLDLRSHFPEGSTSEDSNLKNEVNDVAKEIRYTHILNRVLPPDIRVLAWAPVEPSFSARFSCLERTYRYFFPRADLDIITMNYAAQKYVGTHDFRNLCKMDVANGVINFQRTVLFAQVELVGQSLDKEQWQEPFQLCQFEVVGQAFLYHQVRCMMAILFLIGQGMEKPEIIDELLNIEKNPQKPQYSMAVEFPLVLYDCKFENVKWIYDREVQEFNVTHLQQLWANHAVKTHMLYSMLQGLDSVAVPCGTGPKMDGVTEWRNVKPSVIKQTSAFVEGVKMRTYKPLMDRPKCEGLESRIQHFVRRGRIEHPLSFHEEGSKTKRDCNDTMEEENTLLEKPTKRVCVDTEIRSIS; from the exons ATGACAGCTTCCTGTCTCGCGAAAAGCTGCGTGGTGGGCCACGGGAAG ATGAGTAACATGACGCAAAAGGGGTTAAATAACAAGCCCAAGATTACAAGCTA TCTCTTTTCAGATAGAGTGGACCTATATGATTCCTTTATTCCTGGGGTTGGTTGTCTTATCATGGCTGAAAATGACACAGATAGACTCCAAATTGAGAAACTCCTGAAGAGAGTACAAGAACTGGAAGAGGAGGtacaaagacttaaaaaagaacAGGCCAACAACAAAGACTCAAACGCCAGAGAAAATTCTTTAGGAGCCAGAAAAGCTAAGCGTGCATTTGATTTCAGTGCTCATGGCCGAAGACATGTAGCCCTAAAGATAGCCTATCTGGGCTGGGGATACCAGGGCTTTGCCAGTCAGGAAAACACAAACAATACAATCGAAGAGAAACTGTTTGATGCTCTAACCAAGACTCGACTAGTAGAAAGCAGACAGACCTCCAACTACCACCGGTGTGGGCGAACAGACAAAGGAGTTAGTGCCTTTGGACAG GTGATTTCTCTTGACCTCCGTTCTCACTTTCCGGAGGGCAGCACTTCGGAGGATTCTAATTTAAAGAATGAAGTCAACGATGTTGCTAAAGAGATTCGCTATACCCACATTCTCAATCGGGTGCTCCCTCCAGACATCCGTGTACTGGCCTGGGCTCCTGTGGAACCTAGCTTCAGTGCTAGGTTCAGCTGTCTAGAGCGGACTTACCGCTATTTTTTCCCTCGTGCTGATTTAGACATTATAACCATGAACTACGCAGCTCAGAAGTATGTTGGCACACATGATTTTAGGAACTTATGTAAAATGGATGTAGCCAACGGAGTGATTAATTTTCAGAGGACAGTTCTATTTGCTCAAGTAGAGCTAGTGGGCCAGAGCCTGGATAAAGAGCAATGGCAAGAACCTTTCCAGTTATGTCAGTTTGAAGTGGTTGGCCAGGCATTCCTTTACCATCAAGTCCGCTGTATGATGGCTATCCTTTTTCTGATTGGCCAAGGAATGGAGAAGCCAGAGATTATTGATGAGCTGCTGAACATAGAGAAAAACCCCCAGAAACCTCAGTACAG taTGGCCGTAGAATTTCCTCTAGTCTTGTATGACTGTAAGTTTGAAAATGTCAAGTGGATTTATGACCGGGAGGTTCAGGAGTTCAATGTCACTCATCTACAACAACTATGGGCTAATCATGCTGTTAAAACTCACATGTTGTATAGCATGCTACAAGGACTGGACTCTGTTGCAGTGCCCTGTGGGACAG GACCAAAGATGGATGGAGTAACAGAATGGAGAAATGTTAAGCCTTCTGTCATAAAGCAGACCAGTGCCTTTGTAGAAGGAGTGAAAATGCGCACATATAAACCCCTAATGGATCGTCCTAAATGCGAAGGATTAGAATCCCGGATCCAGCATTTTGTACGAAGAGGACGCATCGAGCACCCACTTTCATTTCATGAGGAAGGGTCAAAAACCAAAAGGGACTGTAATGATACAATGGAGGAAGAAAATACTCTTTTGGAGAAACCAACAAAGAGAGTCTGTGTTGATACAGAAATTAGAAGCATCAGTTAA
- the PUS3 gene encoding tRNA pseudouridine(38/39) synthase isoform X2 produces the protein MAENDTDRLQIEKLLKRVQELEEEVQRLKKEQANNKDSNARENSLGARKAKRAFDFSAHGRRHVALKIAYLGWGYQGFASQENTNNTIEEKLFDALTKTRLVESRQTSNYHRCGRTDKGVSAFGQVISLDLRSHFPEGSTSEDSNLKNEVNDVAKEIRYTHILNRVLPPDIRVLAWAPVEPSFSARFSCLERTYRYFFPRADLDIITMNYAAQKYVGTHDFRNLCKMDVANGVINFQRTVLFAQVELVGQSLDKEQWQEPFQLCQFEVVGQAFLYHQVRCMMAILFLIGQGMEKPEIIDELLNIEKNPQKPQYSMAVEFPLVLYDCKFENVKWIYDREVQEFNVTHLQQLWANHAVKTHMLYSMLQGLDSVAVPCGTGPKMDGVTEWRNVKPSVIKQTSAFVEGVKMRTYKPLMDRPKCEGLESRIQHFVRRGRIEHPLSFHEEGSKTKRDCNDTMEEENTLLEKPTKRVCVDTEIRSIS, from the exons ATGGCTGAAAATGACACAGATAGACTCCAAATTGAGAAACTCCTGAAGAGAGTACAAGAACTGGAAGAGGAGGtacaaagacttaaaaaagaacAGGCCAACAACAAAGACTCAAACGCCAGAGAAAATTCTTTAGGAGCCAGAAAAGCTAAGCGTGCATTTGATTTCAGTGCTCATGGCCGAAGACATGTAGCCCTAAAGATAGCCTATCTGGGCTGGGGATACCAGGGCTTTGCCAGTCAGGAAAACACAAACAATACAATCGAAGAGAAACTGTTTGATGCTCTAACCAAGACTCGACTAGTAGAAAGCAGACAGACCTCCAACTACCACCGGTGTGGGCGAACAGACAAAGGAGTTAGTGCCTTTGGACAG GTGATTTCTCTTGACCTCCGTTCTCACTTTCCGGAGGGCAGCACTTCGGAGGATTCTAATTTAAAGAATGAAGTCAACGATGTTGCTAAAGAGATTCGCTATACCCACATTCTCAATCGGGTGCTCCCTCCAGACATCCGTGTACTGGCCTGGGCTCCTGTGGAACCTAGCTTCAGTGCTAGGTTCAGCTGTCTAGAGCGGACTTACCGCTATTTTTTCCCTCGTGCTGATTTAGACATTATAACCATGAACTACGCAGCTCAGAAGTATGTTGGCACACATGATTTTAGGAACTTATGTAAAATGGATGTAGCCAACGGAGTGATTAATTTTCAGAGGACAGTTCTATTTGCTCAAGTAGAGCTAGTGGGCCAGAGCCTGGATAAAGAGCAATGGCAAGAACCTTTCCAGTTATGTCAGTTTGAAGTGGTTGGCCAGGCATTCCTTTACCATCAAGTCCGCTGTATGATGGCTATCCTTTTTCTGATTGGCCAAGGAATGGAGAAGCCAGAGATTATTGATGAGCTGCTGAACATAGAGAAAAACCCCCAGAAACCTCAGTACAG taTGGCCGTAGAATTTCCTCTAGTCTTGTATGACTGTAAGTTTGAAAATGTCAAGTGGATTTATGACCGGGAGGTTCAGGAGTTCAATGTCACTCATCTACAACAACTATGGGCTAATCATGCTGTTAAAACTCACATGTTGTATAGCATGCTACAAGGACTGGACTCTGTTGCAGTGCCCTGTGGGACAG GACCAAAGATGGATGGAGTAACAGAATGGAGAAATGTTAAGCCTTCTGTCATAAAGCAGACCAGTGCCTTTGTAGAAGGAGTGAAAATGCGCACATATAAACCCCTAATGGATCGTCCTAAATGCGAAGGATTAGAATCCCGGATCCAGCATTTTGTACGAAGAGGACGCATCGAGCACCCACTTTCATTTCATGAGGAAGGGTCAAAAACCAAAAGGGACTGTAATGATACAATGGAGGAAGAAAATACTCTTTTGGAGAAACCAACAAAGAGAGTCTGTGTTGATACAGAAATTAGAAGCATCAGTTAA
- the HYLS1 gene encoding centriolar and ciliogenesis-associated protein HYLS1 isoform X1 yields MAEKRRSYSGGEAMEELMGPSGQKWANMDPEERMLAAATAFTHICAGQGEGDVRRDARSIQYDPYSKASVTPGKRLALPVQLQYPHVESNATSVTVSEPSQRLRKPVMKRKVLRKKPDGEVLVTDESIISESESGTESDMDLWDLRQKLMSLQFQEDMDSPDDIPQKFTLPNEYQGISQDQLICYLQREGMGPPAYEQDLIVASRPKSFILPRLDQLSRNRGKVDRVARYFEYKRDWDSMRLPGEDHRKELRWGVREQMLSRPEPQAKPQHIYVPNNYLVPTEKKRSALRWGVRCDLANGVMPRKLPFPLFPS; encoded by the exons ATGGCAGAAAAAAG aaGGTCCTACAGTGGAGGGGAAGCAATGGAGGAACTCATGGGGCCCAGTGGACAAAAATGGGCTAATATGGATCCAGAAGAACGAATGTTGGCAGCTGCTACAGCATTTACCCACATCTGTgcagggcagggtgagggagATGTCAGGAGAGATGCCCGGTCTATCCAGTATGATCCCTACAGTAAAGCTTCAGTAACCCCAGGAAAGCGACTTGCTCTTCCTGTGCAACTGCAGTACCCACATGTAGAAAGTAATGCCACTTCAGTAACAGTCTCTGAGCCCTCCCAGAGACTCCGAAAGCCAGTGATGAAGAGAAAGGTGTTGCGGAAGAAGCCAGATGGGGAAGTATTAGTGACAGATGAGTCGATTATCAGTGAATCAGAGTCTGGTACAGAAAGTGATATGGATCTCTGGGACTTAAGACAAAAGCTTATGAGTCTACAGTTCCAGGAAGATATGGACTCCCCAGACGACATTCCACAGAAATTTACCCTACCAAATGAATACCAAGGAATTTCTCAAGATCAGCTCATTTGTTATCTACAAAGAGAAGGAATGGGCCCTCCAGCTTATGAACAAGACCTGATCGTTGCCAGCAGACCCAAGTCCTTTATTCTCCCAAGGCTGGACCAGTTAAGCCGAAATCGGGGCAAGGTAGACCGGGTAGCCCGATATTTTGAGTACAAAAGAGACTGGGACTCGATGAGGTTACCTGGTGAAGATCATAGAAAGGAGTTACGCTGGGGTGTCCGAGAGCAGATGCTTTCGCGACCAGAACCCCAGGCCAAACCTCAGCACATATATGTTCCAAACAATTACCTGGTGCCAACTGAGAAGAAAAGATCTGCCCTTCGTTGGGGTGTTCGTTGTGACCTTGCAAATGGAGTCATGCCCAGGaagcttcctttccctctttttccttcttaa
- the HYLS1 gene encoding centriolar and ciliogenesis-associated protein HYLS1 isoform X2, translating to MEELMGPSGQKWANMDPEERMLAAATAFTHICAGQGEGDVRRDARSIQYDPYSKASVTPGKRLALPVQLQYPHVESNATSVTVSEPSQRLRKPVMKRKVLRKKPDGEVLVTDESIISESESGTESDMDLWDLRQKLMSLQFQEDMDSPDDIPQKFTLPNEYQGISQDQLICYLQREGMGPPAYEQDLIVASRPKSFILPRLDQLSRNRGKVDRVARYFEYKRDWDSMRLPGEDHRKELRWGVREQMLSRPEPQAKPQHIYVPNNYLVPTEKKRSALRWGVRCDLANGVMPRKLPFPLFPS from the coding sequence ATGGAGGAACTCATGGGGCCCAGTGGACAAAAATGGGCTAATATGGATCCAGAAGAACGAATGTTGGCAGCTGCTACAGCATTTACCCACATCTGTgcagggcagggtgagggagATGTCAGGAGAGATGCCCGGTCTATCCAGTATGATCCCTACAGTAAAGCTTCAGTAACCCCAGGAAAGCGACTTGCTCTTCCTGTGCAACTGCAGTACCCACATGTAGAAAGTAATGCCACTTCAGTAACAGTCTCTGAGCCCTCCCAGAGACTCCGAAAGCCAGTGATGAAGAGAAAGGTGTTGCGGAAGAAGCCAGATGGGGAAGTATTAGTGACAGATGAGTCGATTATCAGTGAATCAGAGTCTGGTACAGAAAGTGATATGGATCTCTGGGACTTAAGACAAAAGCTTATGAGTCTACAGTTCCAGGAAGATATGGACTCCCCAGACGACATTCCACAGAAATTTACCCTACCAAATGAATACCAAGGAATTTCTCAAGATCAGCTCATTTGTTATCTACAAAGAGAAGGAATGGGCCCTCCAGCTTATGAACAAGACCTGATCGTTGCCAGCAGACCCAAGTCCTTTATTCTCCCAAGGCTGGACCAGTTAAGCCGAAATCGGGGCAAGGTAGACCGGGTAGCCCGATATTTTGAGTACAAAAGAGACTGGGACTCGATGAGGTTACCTGGTGAAGATCATAGAAAGGAGTTACGCTGGGGTGTCCGAGAGCAGATGCTTTCGCGACCAGAACCCCAGGCCAAACCTCAGCACATATATGTTCCAAACAATTACCTGGTGCCAACTGAGAAGAAAAGATCTGCCCTTCGTTGGGGTGTTCGTTGTGACCTTGCAAATGGAGTCATGCCCAGGaagcttcctttccctctttttccttcttaa